From Marivirga harenae, one genomic window encodes:
- a CDS encoding alpha/beta hydrolase → MKVFKRIIIGVILLIVAVVVLYFAGPKLERPKFAQDLPEIPADIITLERWINDREVKNKNIKSDNQAQVVWFDEKLSQTEYSIVYLHGFGASHQEGNPVHRNLADSLQANLFLARQIGHGLSSENSFKGITPESYMMSAMEALSIGRLLGEKVVLIGTSTGAAQAIWLAAKFPETVEALVLYSPYISLKNPSDEKLVLGPWGTTLTKWVMGGEVNREIRPDSVAAFWSEYYHLDSYFSLFSMIHESMTTEIFQAVECPVFMAYYYKDEENQDDVVSVPAMKAMFEQLPSEQKKALAFPKAANHVIASDLRSYDWVGVRDSSWVFLQSVLE, encoded by the coding sequence ATGAAAGTTTTCAAAAGGATTATTATTGGAGTGATTTTACTGATTGTAGCCGTAGTTGTGCTTTATTTCGCAGGTCCCAAACTTGAGAGACCAAAGTTCGCTCAGGACCTACCTGAAATTCCCGCTGATATTATTACTTTGGAAAGATGGATTAATGATAGGGAAGTCAAGAATAAAAACATAAAATCAGATAATCAAGCTCAGGTGGTTTGGTTTGACGAAAAATTAAGCCAGACTGAATATTCTATAGTATATCTTCATGGTTTTGGTGCAAGTCATCAAGAAGGAAATCCCGTACATAGAAATTTAGCCGATAGTTTACAAGCCAATTTATTCTTAGCCCGCCAAATCGGTCACGGCTTATCTTCAGAAAACTCGTTTAAAGGGATAACTCCTGAATCCTATATGATGTCAGCTATGGAGGCCTTATCGATTGGTCGACTCCTAGGCGAAAAGGTGGTATTAATAGGAACATCTACAGGTGCGGCCCAAGCGATCTGGCTGGCTGCTAAGTTTCCAGAAACCGTGGAAGCATTAGTGTTATACTCCCCTTATATTTCCTTGAAAAATCCTTCAGATGAAAAATTGGTTTTAGGCCCATGGGGTACTACATTAACAAAATGGGTGATGGGAGGAGAAGTGAACCGTGAAATTAGACCCGATTCCGTTGCTGCTTTTTGGTCTGAATACTATCATTTAGACTCATATTTTTCTCTTTTTAGTATGATTCACGAAAGTATGACCACTGAAATTTTCCAAGCAGTAGAGTGTCCAGTTTTTATGGCTTACTATTACAAGGATGAGGAGAATCAAGATGATGTGGTTTCAGTTCCAGCTATGAAGGCAATGTTTGAACAGCTACCTTCGGAACAGAAAAAGGCGCTAGCTTTTCCTAAAGCTGCTAATCATGTGATCGCTTCTGATCTACGTTCTTATGACTGGGTGGGTGTCAGAGACAGTAGCTGGGTGTTTTTGCAGAGTGTATTAGAATAA
- a CDS encoding LptF/LptG family permease produces the protein MRKIDKLILRSFIGPFLITFFVVVFILLTQYMLKYFDDFVGKDLGFTVFAELIAYFSINMTPIAFPLAVLLSSLMTFGNLGEHFELTAIKSAGISLVRVLRPLFVFVVCLSALVYYSNNFIVPKANLEAYSLLYDIKQKKPSIDIKEGAFYGGIPGYSIKANKKYDDDKSLGDLIIYNHSDKKGNTEIILADSALMYTILGDKYLVMELFDGKSYTEEDADKPNEPSNYIRNIFQHNKVVFSLASFEMERTDKELFSSNRLMKSERELRYDVDSMNTDIIKSKRTIYRYTPRFFNMHMQDVDDIKPQTVAIWEQMKEDTVSSNSDSTVLENEQLTSSDVVPVKGAGKKLNEKKLKSGIKFEQEKKSLELEKITSYDSTLIARADSAFESRNRGNNNIVDKPRFAKNRLKGENKRIENRQFESNVYDIEANKKLSDAVACIVMFLIGAPLGAIIKKGGLGFPVIVSIVFFIISYVINTTGIKLGRAGDISTFWAVWSSNFMLLPFGLFFLRQARNDSRLFETDYYAVKINKFFRLFKKEK, from the coding sequence ATGAGAAAAATAGATAAATTAATCCTGAGGTCATTTATAGGTCCCTTCCTAATCACCTTTTTTGTGGTGGTTTTCATACTGTTGACTCAGTATATGCTCAAGTACTTTGATGACTTTGTGGGAAAAGATTTAGGCTTTACTGTTTTTGCGGAATTGATTGCCTATTTCAGTATTAATATGACCCCGATTGCTTTTCCATTGGCGGTGTTACTTTCTTCCCTGATGACATTTGGTAATCTGGGGGAGCATTTTGAGCTTACCGCTATTAAAAGTGCTGGCATTTCCTTGGTCCGCGTGCTTAGACCGCTTTTCGTATTTGTTGTTTGTTTGAGTGCTTTGGTGTATTATTCTAATAATTTTATTGTGCCCAAAGCTAATTTGGAAGCCTATAGTTTACTTTATGATATCAAACAAAAGAAACCATCTATTGACATTAAGGAGGGAGCATTTTATGGAGGAATCCCAGGCTACAGTATTAAGGCCAATAAAAAGTATGACGATGATAAGTCGCTTGGAGATCTTATTATTTACAATCATTCTGATAAAAAGGGGAATACGGAAATAATTCTGGCCGATTCTGCTTTAATGTATACCATTTTAGGTGATAAATACCTCGTAATGGAGTTGTTTGATGGTAAAAGCTATACGGAGGAAGACGCTGATAAACCAAATGAACCTTCCAATTATATACGTAATATTTTTCAGCATAACAAAGTGGTTTTTAGCTTGGCTTCATTTGAAATGGAAAGAACCGATAAAGAATTGTTTTCATCTAACCGTTTGATGAAGAGTGAAAGGGAGTTGAGATATGATGTGGATTCAATGAATACTGATATCATCAAATCGAAGAGAACTATATACAGATACACCCCTAGATTTTTTAATATGCATATGCAAGATGTCGATGATATAAAACCTCAGACAGTTGCTATATGGGAACAAATGAAAGAGGATACGGTCTCAAGTAATTCGGATTCAACTGTTCTGGAAAATGAGCAATTAACAAGTTCAGATGTGGTTCCTGTAAAAGGTGCAGGTAAGAAGCTAAATGAAAAGAAGTTGAAGAGTGGCATAAAATTTGAACAAGAAAAAAAATCTCTTGAACTTGAAAAAATTACCAGTTATGATTCAACCCTCATAGCGAGAGCAGACAGTGCTTTTGAAAGTAGAAACCGAGGCAATAATAATATAGTAGATAAACCTAGATTTGCAAAAAACAGATTGAAAGGCGAAAATAAAAGAATTGAGAATCGGCAATTTGAGAGTAATGTTTATGACATTGAGGCCAACAAGAAACTTTCTGATGCCGTGGCTTGCATAGTCATGTTTTTAATTGGCGCTCCGCTTGGGGCTATTATTAAGAAGGGAGGGCTTGGCTTTCCCGTAATTGTTTCCATAGTGTTTTTTATTATTTCTTATGTAATCAATACTACAGGAATTAAGTTGGGAAGGGCAGGAGATATCAGCACTTTCTGGGCAGTTTGGTCCTCTAATTTTATGTTGCTTCCCTTTGGTCTATTTTTTCTAAGGCAAGCAAGAAATGATTCCAGATTATTTGAGACAGACTATTATGCAGTAAAGATTAATAAATTTTTCAGACTTTTTAAAAAGGAAAAATAA
- the rpsO gene encoding 30S ribosomal protein S15, with amino-acid sequence MYLDTEKKKELFKNHGRSKAENDTGSAESQIALFTYRIGHLTQHLKVNKKDHSSRTGLLKLVGKRRRLLDYLYKNEIERYRAIIAELGLRK; translated from the coding sequence ATGTATTTAGACACAGAAAAGAAAAAAGAGCTGTTCAAAAATCATGGTCGGTCAAAAGCAGAAAATGATACGGGTTCGGCTGAATCTCAAATCGCGCTTTTTACTTACCGAATTGGTCATTTGACCCAGCACCTTAAAGTTAACAAGAAAGATCACTCATCAAGAACAGGTCTTTTGAAATTAGTAGGTAAAAGAAGAAGATTGTTGGATTATCTTTACAAAAACGAGATTGAGAGATACAGAGCAATTATTGCTGAACTTGGTTTAAGAAAATAA
- the pnp gene encoding polyribonucleotide nucleotidyltransferase has protein sequence MAIPKAIKKTFNLPDGREISIETGKLAKQADGSVEVRMGNTILLATVVSNKEAREGVDFLPMSVDYQEKFASSGKIPGGFLKREGKLSDYEVLTSRLVDRALRPLFPSDYHAETQVMIQLFSLEENDLPDALAALAASAALTASDIPFAGPISEVRVGRVDGKMIINPNSKQLEESDIDMIVAATIDNIMMVEGELKEISEQEMVEAINFAHESIKLQCQAQLDLAKDAGKTEKREYNHEEEPDAELEKEIYDKYYQQFFDIAAKGLADKAERARLFSEIRDGYIDSLPEDTEISLSLAKSYLSATQKKAVRNATLETRNRLDGRKLDEIRPIWSEIDYLPSAHGSAVFTRGETQSLTTVTLGTKLDEQMVDGAVHSGYNKFILHYNFPAFSTGEARPNRGPGRREVGHGNLALRALKQILPTPDELPYTIRVVSDILESNGSSSMATVCAGSLALMDAGIPIKAPVSGIAMGLISDAETGKYAILSDILGDEDHIGDMDFKVTGTEKGITACQMDIKVDGLSSELMMEALNQAKAGRDHIRNEMLKTIAAPREDYKPNAPRVVNIEIEREMIGAVIGPGGKVVQEIQKTTGATVVIEETEKGGKINVFAVNKDSLDQAVKWIKGIVAKPEIGEVYDGIVKAIQPYGAFVEIMPGKDGLLHISEIKHEKIENLDGILEIGEEVKVKLIDIDKKTGKLRLSRKVLLPKPEKEEK, from the coding sequence ATGGCTATACCAAAAGCGATTAAAAAAACATTCAACCTACCTGATGGCAGGGAAATAAGCATAGAAACAGGTAAATTAGCTAAGCAAGCTGATGGATCTGTAGAAGTAAGAATGGGGAATACCATTTTATTAGCTACAGTTGTTTCCAATAAAGAAGCTAGAGAAGGAGTTGATTTCCTTCCAATGTCAGTAGATTACCAAGAAAAATTTGCTTCATCTGGTAAGATACCTGGTGGTTTTTTAAAGCGAGAAGGAAAACTTTCTGATTATGAGGTGTTGACTTCGCGTTTAGTGGATAGAGCTTTACGTCCATTATTTCCTTCTGATTACCATGCTGAGACACAGGTGATGATCCAGCTATTTTCATTAGAGGAAAACGATTTGCCAGATGCATTAGCGGCTTTAGCAGCATCTGCGGCCTTAACTGCATCCGATATTCCTTTTGCTGGACCTATTTCAGAAGTGCGAGTAGGTAGAGTAGATGGTAAAATGATCATCAACCCAAATTCAAAGCAGTTAGAAGAATCTGATATTGATATGATCGTGGCCGCCACCATTGATAATATCATGATGGTAGAAGGCGAATTAAAAGAAATTTCAGAGCAAGAGATGGTAGAAGCTATCAATTTCGCTCATGAATCAATAAAGCTTCAATGTCAAGCTCAACTAGACTTGGCAAAAGATGCCGGAAAAACGGAAAAACGTGAATATAATCACGAAGAAGAGCCGGATGCTGAACTAGAAAAAGAAATCTACGACAAATATTATCAACAATTTTTTGACATTGCAGCAAAAGGACTTGCTGATAAAGCCGAAAGAGCTCGATTATTTTCAGAAATAAGAGATGGTTATATTGACTCTTTGCCTGAGGATACCGAAATCAGCTTATCACTAGCAAAAAGTTATTTAAGCGCTACACAGAAAAAGGCGGTTAGAAACGCAACTTTAGAAACTCGCAATAGACTTGATGGCAGGAAGCTAGACGAAATCAGACCTATCTGGAGTGAGATCGATTACCTTCCATCTGCTCACGGTTCTGCTGTATTCACTAGAGGAGAAACGCAATCATTAACCACAGTTACATTAGGTACCAAACTTGATGAGCAAATGGTGGATGGTGCCGTTCATTCTGGCTATAATAAATTTATATTACATTACAACTTCCCTGCATTTTCAACAGGTGAAGCTAGACCTAATAGAGGTCCTGGTAGAAGAGAAGTAGGACACGGTAACCTTGCTTTAAGAGCTTTAAAGCAAATATTGCCTACTCCAGACGAATTGCCATACACAATCCGTGTTGTTTCTGATATTTTGGAATCGAATGGATCATCTTCTATGGCTACTGTTTGTGCTGGTTCATTAGCATTAATGGATGCTGGAATACCTATCAAGGCCCCAGTTTCAGGTATCGCAATGGGATTGATCTCCGATGCAGAGACAGGTAAATACGCTATTCTTTCTGATATTTTAGGAGATGAAGATCATATCGGAGATATGGACTTTAAAGTAACTGGTACTGAAAAAGGTATTACTGCTTGTCAAATGGATATCAAAGTGGACGGTCTTTCTTCAGAATTGATGATGGAAGCCTTGAATCAGGCAAAAGCTGGTCGTGACCATATCAGAAATGAGATGTTGAAGACTATTGCTGCTCCAAGAGAAGATTACAAACCAAATGCTCCTAGAGTCGTGAATATCGAAATCGAAAGAGAAATGATTGGTGCTGTAATTGGCCCTGGCGGTAAAGTAGTTCAAGAAATTCAGAAGACTACTGGTGCTACTGTAGTAATTGAAGAAACGGAAAAAGGTGGTAAAATTAATGTTTTCGCTGTAAACAAAGATTCTTTGGATCAAGCAGTGAAATGGATCAAAGGCATCGTAGCTAAACCGGAAATTGGTGAGGTCTATGATGGAATTGTGAAAGCAATTCAACCTTATGGTGCATTCGTTGAAATTATGCCTGGAAAAGATGGTTTACTTCATATTTCTGAAATAAAGCATGAGAAAATTGAAAACCTGGACGGTATTTTAGAGATCGGAGAGGAAGTGAAAGTGAAATTGATCGACATCGATAAAAAGACTGGTAAATTAAGACTATCAAGAAAGGTTTTATTACCGAAGCCAGAAAAAGAAGAGAAATAA
- a CDS encoding sigma-70 family RNA polymerase sigma factor, protein MRQLKISKQITNRESQSLDKYLQEIGKVDLLTPDEEVDLAVRIKQGDQLALEKLTKANLRFVVSVAKQYQNQGLSLGDLINEGNLGLIKAAQRFDETRGFKFISYAVWWIRQSILQALAEQSRIVRLPLNRVGSLNKISKTFSTLEQKFEREPSPDELAEVLEVTSNEVVDTMKISGRHVSMDAPFVQGEENSLLDVLENDGEESPDDELMNDSLRREVQRALSTLTQREADVITLYFGLNGEHSMTLEEIGEKFNLTRERVRQIKEKAIRRLRHTSRSKALKPYLG, encoded by the coding sequence ATGAGACAGCTCAAGATTAGCAAGCAAATCACCAATCGGGAGAGTCAATCCCTCGATAAATACTTACAAGAAATAGGGAAAGTAGATTTGTTGACTCCTGACGAGGAAGTAGATTTAGCCGTTAGGATTAAACAAGGTGATCAACTTGCACTTGAAAAATTGACAAAAGCCAATTTGCGTTTCGTAGTGTCTGTGGCCAAACAATATCAGAATCAAGGTTTATCCTTAGGAGACTTGATTAATGAAGGAAACTTAGGTTTGATCAAAGCAGCACAAAGATTTGACGAAACACGTGGTTTTAAATTCATTTCTTATGCAGTATGGTGGATCAGACAATCCATATTGCAAGCATTGGCGGAGCAATCGCGTATTGTTCGTCTTCCATTGAACAGAGTAGGATCTTTGAATAAGATATCTAAAACCTTCTCTACTTTGGAGCAAAAGTTTGAAAGAGAGCCATCACCAGATGAGCTAGCAGAAGTTTTAGAGGTTACTTCAAACGAAGTAGTTGATACAATGAAAATTTCTGGCCGTCACGTATCAATGGATGCGCCATTCGTACAAGGTGAAGAAAATAGCCTTTTAGACGTATTGGAAAACGATGGTGAAGAATCTCCTGATGATGAATTAATGAATGATTCGTTAAGAAGAGAGGTACAAAGAGCTTTATCTACTTTAACTCAAAGGGAAGCTGATGTAATCACGCTGTACTTTGGATTGAATGGTGAGCATTCGATGACTCTTGAAGAAATAGGGGAGAAATTCAACTTAACGAGAGAAAGAGTAAGACAAATCAAAGAGAAAGCCATCAGAAGGCTTAGACATACTTCCAGAAGTAAAGCTCTGAAGCCTTACTTAGGATAA
- the trxB gene encoding thioredoxin-disulfide reductase, whose translation MTEEKVNVLIIGSGPAGYTAAIYAARAGLNPVMYQGGQPGGQLTITNDVENYPGYPDGINGPQMMVDFQKQAERFGTDVRFGMVTKVDFSGYPHKAIVDDKHEITANAVIISTGASAKWLGLESEQRLNGMGVSACAVCDGFFYKGQDVVVVGAGDTAAEEATYLSNICNKVTILVRRDEMRASQIMQRRVMKAKNIEVLWNTETEEVLGKDEVEGVRVVNNITGEKTEIKATGFFVAIGHKPNTEIFKEYLDLNEAGYIETKSGSTKTKVEGVFASGDAQDFVYRQAVTAAGTGCMAALDAERFLAEKEDELEEQEVAEKA comes from the coding sequence ATGACAGAAGAAAAAGTAAATGTATTAATAATAGGTTCAGGACCTGCTGGATATACTGCCGCAATTTATGCAGCTAGAGCTGGTCTCAACCCAGTGATGTACCAAGGTGGGCAACCTGGTGGTCAATTAACTATCACCAATGACGTGGAAAATTATCCTGGATATCCAGATGGAATTAATGGTCCGCAGATGATGGTGGACTTCCAAAAGCAGGCCGAACGATTCGGAACGGATGTTCGATTTGGTATGGTAACAAAAGTAGATTTTAGCGGATATCCTCATAAAGCTATTGTGGATGATAAACATGAAATCACAGCCAATGCGGTTATAATCTCTACCGGTGCTTCTGCGAAGTGGTTAGGTTTGGAGTCAGAGCAAAGACTGAATGGGATGGGCGTTTCTGCCTGCGCTGTTTGTGATGGTTTCTTTTACAAAGGACAAGATGTAGTTGTTGTTGGCGCTGGAGATACAGCCGCTGAAGAAGCTACGTACTTATCAAATATTTGTAATAAAGTAACCATCTTGGTTAGAAGGGATGAAATGAGAGCTTCGCAAATCATGCAGAGGCGTGTAATGAAAGCTAAAAATATTGAAGTGCTTTGGAATACAGAGACTGAAGAAGTTTTAGGAAAGGATGAAGTAGAAGGAGTGAGAGTAGTAAATAATATTACTGGAGAGAAAACTGAGATTAAAGCAACAGGCTTCTTCGTAGCTATTGGACATAAACCCAATACGGAAATATTTAAAGAGTATCTTGATCTGAATGAGGCTGGTTATATTGAGACTAAATCAGGAAGCACGAAAACAAAAGTAGAAGGAGTTTTTGCTTCAGGGGATGCTCAAGATTTTGTATACAGACAAGCTGTAACAGCTGCAGGAACTGGTTGCATGGCCGCTTTGGATGCCGAAAGGTTCTTGGCAGAGAAAGAAGATGAATTAGAAGAGCAAGAAGTAGCTGAAAAAGCTTAA
- the bshB1 gene encoding bacillithiol biosynthesis deacetylase BshB1, with amino-acid sequence MKLNILAFAAHPDDIELACAGTIAKHTSMGENVGVIDLTEGEMGTRGTPQQRLKEAAKSAEILGLKLRENLGFKDAFFKNDLKHQTEIVKKIRQYQPDIVLANAISDRHPDHGRASELISESVFLAGLQKFETSDENGVPQKAYRPSKVYHYIQSLPITPDFVVDVSSHWEKKMNAIKAFDSQFYKADSQEPETYISNPRFLKMIEARAMDFGQIIGVDYAEAFTVERYLGVKDLNGLI; translated from the coding sequence ATCAAATTAAACATATTAGCTTTTGCAGCTCATCCAGATGATATCGAATTAGCTTGTGCGGGAACGATTGCCAAACATACGTCCATGGGCGAAAATGTTGGTGTGATTGACCTCACAGAAGGTGAAATGGGGACTAGAGGAACTCCTCAGCAAAGATTGAAAGAGGCTGCGAAAAGTGCAGAAATTTTAGGACTGAAGCTTCGTGAAAATTTAGGTTTTAAAGATGCTTTCTTCAAAAATGATTTAAAACATCAGACTGAAATTGTAAAAAAAATAAGGCAATATCAGCCTGATATTGTTTTAGCAAATGCTATATCAGATCGTCATCCAGATCATGGAAGAGCATCTGAACTAATTTCTGAATCGGTTTTTTTAGCAGGGTTGCAAAAATTTGAAACCTCTGATGAAAATGGAGTTCCTCAAAAAGCATACAGACCAAGTAAAGTTTACCATTATATTCAAAGCCTACCCATTACGCCTGATTTTGTGGTAGATGTTAGCAGTCATTGGGAGAAAAAAATGAATGCCATCAAAGCATTCGATTCTCAATTTTACAAAGCAGATTCCCAGGAACCAGAAACCTATATTTCTAATCCAAGATTTTTGAAAATGATTGAAGCTAGGGCAATGGATTTCGGGCAAATCATTGGCGTTGATTATGCTGAAGCATTTACCGTGGAGAGATATTTGGGTGTGAAAGATTTGAATGGCCTTATTTAA
- a CDS encoding glutamine--tRNA ligase/YqeY domain fusion protein: MKEASESLNFLEHIIEEDLKSGLPKNSLRFRFPPEPNGYLHIGHAASICLNFGLGEDHQSPVNLRFDDTNPIKEEQEFVDSIKHNIEWLGFKWAQECYTSDYFQQLFDWAVELIKKGKAYVDGQSPELIAEQKGTPTSPGKPSPHRDRPIAENLELFEKMKNGDYPAGSYVLRAKIDMASSNMLMRDPLMYRILNKAHHRTGNDWCIYPMYDWAHGQSDYIEQISHSLCTLEFKSHRELYDWFLDQIYDENKVRPKQREFARRNLSYTVMSKRKLLELVQSKTVAGWDDPRMPTISGLRRRGYTPESIRKFSELSGISKRDSVTDVSLLEYAIREDLNKRATRAMAVIDPIKLIITNYPEGKTERLEAENNPEMENSGSHQVPFSRGLYIEKEDFKEEAGNKYFRLTIGKEVRLKNAYIIKGESVVKDAQGKITEIHCTADLESRSGSGTEASKRKVKGTLHWVSMQHAIKAEIREYDRLFLDEAPDSHGDKSFMEYINPESLKITKEAFLEPFLQNAKLEDKFQFQRVGYFTLDQDATAQHLIFNKTVGLKDSWAKAQTKEQPQAIEQKAAQGQGRSPINEIQKISKKYTNLSGTKLETARANIAKLAKDVTYDELEPLFGTAKKKVGTRIGVTIALGVLLENGLARNEAIEAFIQAGLEDDHELLVEEAKAVDGQRQ; encoded by the coding sequence ATGAAAGAAGCATCAGAATCACTCAATTTCTTAGAACATATTATAGAAGAAGACCTAAAATCAGGCTTGCCAAAAAACAGCTTGCGATTCAGGTTTCCACCAGAGCCCAACGGATATTTGCATATTGGCCATGCTGCTTCGATCTGCCTAAACTTTGGATTAGGTGAAGATCATCAATCCCCTGTAAATCTGCGCTTTGATGATACAAACCCAATCAAAGAAGAACAAGAATTTGTGGATTCCATCAAACATAATATTGAGTGGTTAGGCTTTAAATGGGCTCAGGAATGTTATACTTCTGACTATTTCCAACAGCTATTTGATTGGGCAGTGGAGCTCATTAAAAAAGGAAAAGCCTATGTAGATGGGCAGTCCCCTGAATTAATAGCTGAACAAAAAGGAACTCCCACTTCGCCAGGGAAACCAAGTCCTCATAGAGATAGGCCTATTGCAGAGAACCTTGAGCTATTTGAAAAAATGAAGAATGGGGATTATCCTGCTGGGTCTTATGTTTTAAGAGCTAAAATTGATATGGCATCTTCCAATATGTTGATGCGTGATCCGCTGATGTACCGAATTCTAAACAAAGCACACCATAGGACTGGAAATGATTGGTGCATTTACCCCATGTATGATTGGGCACATGGACAATCTGATTATATTGAACAGATCAGTCATTCCTTATGCACCTTAGAATTCAAATCTCATAGGGAATTATATGATTGGTTCCTGGATCAGATTTATGATGAAAATAAAGTAAGACCAAAGCAGCGAGAATTTGCCAGACGGAATTTGAGCTATACCGTTATGAGTAAGCGAAAATTATTGGAATTGGTGCAAAGCAAGACTGTAGCAGGATGGGATGATCCAAGGATGCCAACTATTTCGGGATTGAGGAGAAGAGGTTATACGCCTGAGTCAATCCGGAAATTCAGTGAATTATCGGGTATTTCTAAAAGAGATAGTGTAACAGATGTTTCATTATTGGAATATGCTATTAGGGAAGATTTGAATAAAAGAGCTACTCGAGCGATGGCAGTAATTGATCCCATCAAATTGATCATAACTAATTATCCGGAAGGTAAAACAGAAAGGCTTGAGGCTGAGAATAATCCGGAAATGGAAAATTCCGGTAGTCATCAAGTGCCATTCTCGAGAGGGCTATACATTGAAAAAGAGGATTTTAAAGAAGAGGCAGGAAATAAGTACTTCAGATTGACAATTGGCAAAGAAGTTCGATTGAAAAATGCTTATATCATAAAAGGGGAATCAGTGGTGAAAGATGCCCAAGGCAAAATCACTGAGATTCATTGCACTGCAGATCTAGAGTCCCGTTCTGGAAGTGGAACTGAAGCCAGCAAGCGAAAGGTGAAAGGAACTTTGCACTGGGTATCAATGCAACATGCAATTAAAGCAGAAATACGAGAATATGATCGTTTGTTTTTGGATGAGGCTCCGGATAGCCATGGAGATAAAAGCTTTATGGAATATATCAATCCTGAGTCTTTGAAGATTACCAAGGAGGCTTTCTTAGAACCCTTTTTACAAAATGCCAAATTAGAGGATAAATTTCAATTTCAAAGAGTTGGCTATTTCACATTAGATCAAGATGCCACAGCTCAGCATTTAATTTTCAATAAAACGGTAGGTTTGAAAGATTCCTGGGCAAAAGCACAAACCAAAGAGCAGCCTCAAGCAATTGAACAGAAAGCAGCTCAAGGACAAGGTCGAAGCCCTATCAATGAAATTCAAAAGATTAGTAAGAAATACACAAATCTTTCTGGGACTAAATTAGAAACTGCTAGAGCCAACATCGCTAAATTAGCAAAAGATGTAACTTATGATGAATTGGAACCACTATTTGGTACTGCTAAAAAGAAGGTTGGAACTAGAATTGGAGTTACAATTGCCTTAGGAGTTTTGTTAGAAAATGGCTTAGCAAGAAACGAAGCTATAGAAGCTTTTATTCAAGCAGGATTGGAAGATGACCATGAATTATTGGTAGAAGAGGCTAAGGCAGTTGACGGCCAAAGGCAGTAA